The Kribbella jejuensis genome segment CGCGTTCTGGACGGTCGACGCACTGCAGGGATCGGGCACCTACCCGGCGTACGAGGGTCACATCCACTTCGACTACAAGCCGCCGCGGACCGAGGACGAGGAAGGCGTCTGGGAGACGGCCCGGGCGTGCATGCGCAACTACCTGATCCTGCGCGACAAGGTAAAGGCGTTCCGTGCGGACCCCGAGGTCGCCGAGGCGCTGGCCGCGGCGCGGGTCGCGGAGCTGTCCGAGCCGACCCTGGGCGAGGGCGAGTCCCTGGCCGACCTCCGCAACGAGAAGTACGACCGCGACGCACTGGCCGATCGCGGGCTCGGCTTCGAGAAGCTCGACCAGCTCGCGATGGAGCACCTGCTCGGCGTGCGGTAGCCCCTCAGAGCTTCGCGAAGAAGGCGCGGAGGTCCTCGACGACGAGCCCGGGGACCTCCAGCGCCGCGAAGTGCCCGCCGCGGTCGAACTCGGTGTAGTGCACGACGTCGAACTCCCGCTCGACGAGCCGGCGGACCGTGCTGTCGTTCGGGAACACGGCGAGGCCGGTGCGTACCGGACAGTACCGGACCTGCGCGCCCCACGCCGACTGCGCTTCGCGGTACAGCCTCGCCTGCGATCCCGCGGTCCGCGTCAACCAGGTCAACGTGACGGTGTCGAGGATCTGATCGTTGCTGACGGCACCTTCTCGGTGACCGTAGTCGTCGTACCACTCGAGGTTCCAGGCCAGTTGCCCGATCGGGGAGTCGAGCAACGAATAGGCGAGCGTCTGCGGGCGGGTGCTCTGGATCGCGGCGTACCCGGATCGTTCGTTCTGCCAACGATCCAGCCCGCTCAGCCGTTGCTGCTCCGCCTCGGTCAGCTCCTCGCCCTGCGGGAACACGAAGTACCCGTCGAGGTGCAGGCCGATCACCCGCTCCGGCACGATCCGCGCCAGCGCCGGCCCGATCCGGGCGCCCCAGTCGTACCCATGGACGCCGTACCGGGAGAAGCCGAGCTGCTCCATCAACGCGATCCAGGCGCGCGCGATCCGGTCGACACCCCAGCCGCTCGTGGTCGTCACGCCGCTGAACCCGAACCCGGGCATCGTCGGCACGACCACGGTGAAGTCCTTCGCGAGCGCGTCGATCACGTCCAGGTAGTCCGACGCCGCGCCCGGCCAACCGTGGAGCAGCAACAACGGCGTACCACGACCGGCCTGCAGGTAGTGCACCCGTTGCCCGTCGATCTCGGTCACGAACTGTGGATACGTATTCAGCCGTTTCTCGAACCGGCGCCAGTCGTACGCCGTCCGCCAGTACTCGGTCACGTCGCGCAGCCGGCCGAGCTCCACGCCGTACGACGAACCCGCGTCCGGCAACTGGTCCGGCCAGCGCGCCGCGTCCAGCCGGCGCTGCAACTCGTCCAACTCCGCCTGCGGTACCTCTGCTCGAAACTCCATGCCGGCAACGCTAGAAGCAGTACCGGACAGCCGTTGACCGCTACGCTCGACCTCATGAAATACGTCGCACGGATCGTCGAGGTGCCGGACCACGGCATCAAGCTGGAACCGGTGGACGGGACCACGGTTCCGGACCGACCGACCGAGGTGAACCTGCTCGGGATGGCGATCGCGCTGGCGCTCGGCGCGGCCGGGTACCGGCATCATGCCGAGCAGCGGGACCCGGAGCTCCAGACGCTGGACGCGCTGCTCGTGGGTGACGCGGTGATGCCGTGGAAACCGGGCACCGGCGGGTTCCTGGTGTGCGAGCTGAACGACGGTCGGCCGACGTGTGAGGTGCGGCCGGAGGCTGAGTGAGCCGGCGTGAGCTGGCCGGATTCACCTGTGCTGCCGCGGCCGCGGATCCTGCGGCAGCGGTGGCTCGATCTGACCTTTGTGCATTGGGCTTTCGAGCCCGATCAGCTCGCGCACTTCTTCCCGCCGGGTACGCGACCGGACACCTTCGAGGGGCGAACGTACGTCGGCCTCGTGCCGTTCCGGATGGTCGACACCGGCCTGCCAGTGGGTCCAGGTGTGCCGTACTTCGGCTCGTTCCTGGAGACCAACATCCGGCTGTACTCCGTCGACGACACCGGCCGGCGTGGTGTCGTCTTCCTGAGCCTCGATGCGAACCGGCTGGCTGTCGTCGCGGCCGCCCGGAGCGTGTTCGGCTTGCCGTACCGGTGGGCGCGGATGACGCACGAACGCGACCGCAATCGCCACCACTACACCTCGACCGTACGAGGCTCCGGCGCCTCCGCGACCGTTGACGTCGAGATGGGTGACCGTCTGCCGACCGGACCGTTGGAGGACTTCCTCACCGCCCGATGGGGCCTGCATGTCCACCGCGCCGGGCAGACCTGGTACCTGCCGAACCAGCACCCGCGGTGGATCCTGCACACCGCGACGCTGACCACGCTGGACGCGGACAGCCTGCTCAGATCGGTCGGTCTCGATCCGCCCGACCGCGCACCGGATCACGTCGCTTTCAGCGCAGGCGTTCCGGCAGAGTTCGCTGTCGCAGCCAGGTCCGGTTAACGGATCAGTTCCTCGGTCTGGGCGACCAGCCAGGGAATGCCCAGTTGCTGCGCCCAGCGGTTCACCTCGGTCGCGAGGCCCTTTGATCCCGCGGTGTCGCCCTCGTCGCGAAGGAGGATTGCTAGGTGGGCCTGTTGGGCGAGGGTTGGACGCAAGTGGCCGTTCTTCTGCAGTAGTTCGGTTGAGCGCTCCCACTGTTGTCTTGCGACCTCGAGGTTCCCAGCCGCGTGCGAGTGGTGGCCGAGGTGGCGGAGGGCCTGTGCCTTCGTCAGTTCGTCGCCGAGTTCGAGTGCGAGGGTGTAGTGCTCGATGGCTTCGTTCGGCTGCTCGTAGAGGTTGTCGGCGATCGCTCCGGCCCAGAAGTTCGCCGTACCGAGGCGGGCGTCGTCGGGGGCGTCCTTGATGAGCGTCAGCATGCGGTCGCGCAGCTCGCGGTCGCCTGACTTGAAGAGGGCGTTCGCATAGTCGTTGCGGAGCTTGAGCATTGCGAGATCCCACGAGTCCTCGGCGACTGCGCCGAGGGCGGCCGTTGCGTGGTCGGATTGTTGTCCGAAGTCGCGGTCGACGGCAACGGACGCTCGGGCGAGCGCGAGGATCTCCTGCTCTCCGGGGTCGTCGGTCTGGGCGGAATCGAGGAGGTCGGCGGCGGCAGTCCAATGGCCGGCGAGCATCAGTGTCTCGGCTGCGTCGGCGACCGCGGCGGCTGGTAGTTGGCTCATGCTGGGCACTGTATTTCGACGTCGAAAGATTTGACAACTAACCTTCAGTGGATGAAAAGTTGGATGGGTGAAGGATTTTGTGGACACTCACGTCGACCTCTGGTCCGGGGAGCTGCCGGAGCTGGACCGCGACGTCGAGGGGATCACGGTGCGGCTGCAGGTGCTCACGCGGTACCTCGAGCGCCGGCGGGAGGCCGTGCTGGCGACGTACGGGCTGCAGCTCTGGGAGTTCAAGACGCTGCACATGCTGCGCCGCGGCGGTTCGCCGTACCGAGCGACGCCTGGGCAGCTCGCCCGGCAGCTGGGCATGTCGCCGGCCGCGCTGACGAACCGGCTCGACGCGCTGGAGCGTCGTGGGTACGTCGAACGCACGCACGACCGCGACGACCGCCGCAAGGTTGTCGCGACGCTCACGCCGGAGGGGAACGAGCTCTGGGAGCGCGGAATCGGCGACATCCTCCGCGTCGAGAAGGAGCTCGTCCACCACCTCCCCGGACCCGATCGAACCACCCTCGACGACCTGCTGCGCCGCCTCGTCGTGGTCACCGGAGAAGATTTCTAGCCGCCGCGTGTCAAGATCGCCCGTCCGCTTCCGACGTACCTGTGTAAACGTCGAGAAAGGACGGACCGATGGAACCCCTCAACCTGATGGTGTCGCTGAGCCACTTCGCCAACGAGGACCCCAAGAACAAGCACGGTCTGAGCACACCGGCCGGCCGCCGTCGCAAGCTCAAGCTCTGGCGGCTGGGCGGTAGAGGGCATAGTGCATCGGTCCGCTATGCGGGAGTTCCAGCTCCGCGATGACGGTGAAGCCGAAGGATTCGTAGAAGCCCACGTTGGCGGGGTCCTGGGTCTCTACGAACGTGGGGGAGTTGGCCGCGTCGGCCATCGCCAGGCCGGGGCTGATGACTGCGTGGCCGAGGCCTTGGCGTTGACGGTCCGGGTGGACAGCGGCCAGCGCCAGAAGCCAGGCGGGGGTTCTGGGGTGGAAGAGCGCGATCGCCTGGCCGTACTCGGCGGTGAGGTCGGCCCTCGAGCCGGCGAGCTGCTTGAACTCCTCGGCGTGCGGCGCGAATACCTTGGCGGGCATGTCCGGCGGGAACCAGATCGCGACCGCGCTGACGTCGTCCGTGACCCACACGCGGCCGTGCGGCAGACCGATGCCGGCGACGAACAGCCGGTGGTACTGCGTGAGCCGCTCGAGGTACCCGTCCGGGTCGAGGCACGCGCGGGTCATTGGGTAGTCGAGCAAGGCCTGCGTCAGCGTGTCGACCGCCGCGTCGACGTCCGCCTCCGTTGCCTCGCGCACCTTCATCGGTCGAGCTCGGCCAGGATCAGATCGGCGACCGCGCGCATCCCGGCGGCGTTCGGGTGGTACGGGACGAAGCCGCCGAGCGTCGGTGGCAGCATCGTGAACCCGGTCGTCCACGGTTCGGGAGATCCGATCGCGTGATCGCGGCTGGCAGCGGACGCGGTGATCAGGTCCGC includes the following:
- a CDS encoding epoxide hydrolase family protein, encoding MEFRAEVPQAELDELQRRLDAARWPDQLPDAGSSYGVELGRLRDVTEYWRTAYDWRRFEKRLNTYPQFVTEIDGQRVHYLQAGRGTPLLLLHGWPGAASDYLDVIDALAKDFTVVVPTMPGFGFSGVTTTSGWGVDRIARAWIALMEQLGFSRYGVHGYDWGARIGPALARIVPERVIGLHLDGYFVFPQGEELTEAEQQRLSGLDRWQNERSGYAAIQSTRPQTLAYSLLDSPIGQLAWNLEWYDDYGHREGAVSNDQILDTVTLTWLTRTAGSQARLYREAQSAWGAQVRYCPVRTGLAVFPNDSTVRRLVEREFDVVHYTEFDRGGHFAALEVPGLVVEDLRAFFAKL
- a CDS encoding YqjF family protein, with translation MSWPDSPVLPRPRILRQRWLDLTFVHWAFEPDQLAHFFPPGTRPDTFEGRTYVGLVPFRMVDTGLPVGPGVPYFGSFLETNIRLYSVDDTGRRGVVFLSLDANRLAVVAAARSVFGLPYRWARMTHERDRNRHHYTSTVRGSGASATVDVEMGDRLPTGPLEDFLTARWGLHVHRAGQTWYLPNQHPRWILHTATLTTLDADSLLRSVGLDPPDRAPDHVAFSAGVPAEFAVAARSG
- a CDS encoding MarR family winged helix-turn-helix transcriptional regulator, giving the protein MKDFVDTHVDLWSGELPELDRDVEGITVRLQVLTRYLERRREAVLATYGLQLWEFKTLHMLRRGGSPYRATPGQLARQLGMSPAALTNRLDALERRGYVERTHDRDDRRKVVATLTPEGNELWERGIGDILRVEKELVHHLPGPDRTTLDDLLRRLVVVTGEDF
- a CDS encoding GNAT family N-acetyltransferase encodes the protein MKVREATEADVDAAVDTLTQALLDYPMTRACLDPDGYLERLTQYHRLFVAGIGLPHGRVWVTDDVSAVAIWFPPDMPAKVFAPHAEEFKQLAGSRADLTAEYGQAIALFHPRTPAWLLALAAVHPDRQRQGLGHAVISPGLAMADAANSPTFVETQDPANVGFYESFGFTVIAELELPHSGPMHYALYRPAARA